In Porites lutea chromosome 9, jaPorLute2.1, whole genome shotgun sequence, a single window of DNA contains:
- the LOC140947423 gene encoding uncharacterized protein — MLNSRVFTSPSLLYRSFPKVLLLRSASSGSNGNSNDTNVSSSSLVEDQKHPTEGTERKTESAGFVSQEVKKQENALDSKELPSEVVQSGKSGSLRASSLRENLKNLGSKPNLESVEKLIIGEKLEKDVDTKEQREPPEIIDPRLKTLGKNFPHGGVGDKKYNKIVQELAGEEAEWKLKSGGSSSLLDSLKSVEGIGNGDMKSYLEKSIEETRSRKRKKFGETLLSSKSKSLPQKSERKWVERNLEDLEKSLSKPELSQGKSDPELNNKIKDILSELKVAPKQLGTAKTIVAAVENWGKTSFNLSQNIMDEYNEQTEESQTKLAEFSLKEGNRLGLFDGILNDAKAKNLKIHQGTNTFLMQSDLLEEADKIHQIGVYQNAFRDEISLSDRLWRYPVDNEVCKVEEEGVSFEEHVFLEYLLDDFPSKGPVRRFMELVINGLQKNPHLTVEMKKERVGWFKNYFSDFSEEELNF; from the coding sequence ATGTTGAACAGTCGAGTTTTCACCTCTCCTTCTTTGCTTTACCGTTCGTTTCCCAAGGTTTTGTTACTCAGAAGTGCAAGTTCGGGCTCCAACGGAAATAGTAATGATACAAATGTGTCATCATCGTCCTTGGTTGAAGATCAGAAGCACCCTACTGAAGGAACTGAACGCAAAACCGAATCTGCAGGTTTTGTATCCCAAGAGGTCAAGAAACAAGAGAATGCTTTAGATTCGAAAGAGTTGCCAAGTGAAGTCGTCCAAAGTGGGAAAAGCGGTAGTTTAAGGGCATCTTCTTTGCGGGAGAATCTTAAAAACTTAGGCTCAAAGCCTAACTTGGAGAGTGTTGAAAAGTTGATTATAggagaaaaattggaaaaagatGTGGACACCAAGGAACAAAGAGAGCCCCCAGAAATAATTGATCCTCGTCTAAAAACGCTGGGAAAGAATTTTCCCCATGGAGGAGTGGGGGATAAGAAGTACAACAAGATTGTTCAGGAGTTAGCAGGTGAGGAGGCCGAGTGGAAGCTGAAGTCTGGTGGCTCATCCAGTCTCTTGGATTCATTGAAGTCTGTGGAAGGAATTGGGAATGGTGACATGAAGAGTTACCTAGAGAAGTCTATAGAAGAGACAAggagtagaaaaagaaaaaagtttggaGAAACTTTGTTGTCTAGCAAAAGTAAGTCCCTGCCTCAGAAATCAGAAAGAAAATGGGTTGAAAGAAATCTTGAAGATTTAGAGAAAAGTCTAAGCAAGCCAGAGCTATCACAAGGTAAATCTGACCCTGAGCTGAATAATAAAATCAAAGATATCCTCTCAGAGTTGAAAGTTGCACCAAAGCAACTAGGAACAGCAAAAACCATTGTTGCTGCTGTGGAGAATTGGGGTAAGACATCATTTAACCTTTCACAGAATATCATGGATGAGTACAATGAGCAAACTGAGGAGTCACAGACTAAGTTAGCAGAGTTTTCTCTCAAGGAAGGAAACAGACTTGGCCTCTTTGACGGCATTCTTAATGATGCAAAGGCCAAAAATCTGAAGATCCACCAGGGCACAAATACCTTTCTGATGCAATCTGATCTTTTGGAAGAAGCAGATAAGATCCATCAGATTGGGGTGTATCAAAATGCTTTTAGAGATGAAATCAGTCTTTCTGATAGACTTTGGCggtatccagtggataatgaaGTTTGTAAGGTTGAAGAGGAGGGAGTTAGTTTTGAGGAACATGTATTCCTGGAATACCTATTGGATGACTTTCCAAGTAAAGGACCAGTGCGTCGTTTCATGGAGCTGGTCATCAATGGATTGCAGAAAAACCCTCACTTGACTGTGGAAATGAAAAAGGAACGTGTTGGATGgtttaagaattatttttcagatttttctgAAGAGGAACTTAATTTTTGA